Proteins from one Mesorhizobium sp. M9A.F.Ca.ET.002.03.1.2 genomic window:
- the pyrE gene encoding orotate phosphoribosyltransferase, which yields MAALAKFRPVDSSQHDKDELREIVRERSFRSGRYTLSSGIESDIYFNMKPTMMMARGAQLAALEFLKIAEQVKAEYVGGLEMGAVPVIGSMAAVSSAMNKPINTIFVRKTPKPHGTRDVIEGLGPKEDLEGKVVLIVDDVATSGKSILKAIEEVRRVGGIVGDAACLVDRDEGATALLAQHGVTLHSVLHASEFVERH from the coding sequence ATGGCGGCACTGGCAAAATTCAGACCAGTTGATTCCAGCCAACACGACAAGGACGAACTCCGCGAAATCGTCCGTGAGCGCTCTTTTCGATCCGGACGCTACACGCTCTCGTCGGGCATAGAGAGCGACATCTATTTCAATATGAAGCCTACCATGATGATGGCGCGAGGCGCGCAACTTGCCGCTCTTGAGTTCCTAAAAATCGCTGAGCAAGTGAAAGCAGAGTACGTCGGCGGCCTTGAAATGGGAGCGGTCCCCGTAATCGGATCGATGGCAGCTGTCAGCTCGGCGATGAACAAACCCATAAACACGATCTTCGTTCGCAAGACTCCAAAGCCTCATGGCACAAGGGACGTGATTGAAGGTCTTGGGCCCAAAGAAGATCTCGAGGGAAAAGTCGTCCTGATCGTTGACGACGTTGCCACAAGCGGCAAGTCGATATTGAAGGCGATTGAAGAGGTTCGCCGCGTCGGGGGCATTGTAGGTGACGCTGCTTGCCTCGTGGACCGCGACGAGGGAGCTACGGCGCTGCTAGCCCAACATGGGGTCACGCTGCATTCCGTTCTGCATGCGAGCGAATTTGTGGAACGCCACTGA
- a CDS encoding acetoacetate decarboxylase produces the protein MHQDTVRGRAFAMPLTSPAYPPGPYRFSNREYLIITYRTDPQKLRDLVPEPLQVCEPLVKFEFIRMPDSTGFGDYTESGQVIPVSFWGRMGSYTHCMFLDDHPPTAGGRELWGFPKKLASPTLRTETDTLVGTLDYGPVRVATGTMGYKHRAADLASVKASLADPNFLLKIIPHVDGTPRICELVEYHLEDIDLRGAWTGPAALNLWSHALAPVAELPVLEVVSAVHLVADLTLALGKVVHDYLAEAEPRHRKGRNHELSQ, from the coding sequence ATGCACCAAGATACCGTCCGTGGGAGAGCTTTCGCCATGCCCCTGACCAGCCCAGCCTACCCACCCGGCCCATATCGCTTCAGCAACCGGGAGTATCTGATCATCACATATCGCACCGATCCGCAAAAACTGCGCGACCTTGTGCCGGAGCCGCTTCAGGTGTGCGAGCCTCTGGTCAAATTCGAGTTCATTCGCATGCCGGACTCGACGGGCTTCGGCGACTACACGGAAAGCGGACAGGTCATCCCTGTCTCCTTCTGGGGCCGCATGGGGAGCTACACCCACTGCATGTTTCTCGACGACCATCCGCCGACAGCGGGCGGACGCGAGTTGTGGGGCTTTCCCAAGAAGCTCGCCAGCCCAACGCTCCGAACAGAGACGGACACGCTTGTTGGCACGCTGGACTACGGCCCGGTCCGCGTCGCGACGGGTACGATGGGCTACAAGCACCGGGCCGCGGACCTTGCGAGCGTTAAGGCCTCGCTCGCCGACCCGAACTTCCTCCTCAAAATCATCCCGCATGTCGACGGCACGCCGCGCATCTGCGAACTCGTGGAATACCACCTGGAGGACATCGATCTGAGAGGCGCCTGGACCGGCCCGGCAGCCCTGAACCTCTGGTCGCATGCGCTTGCCCCCGTCGCCGAACTGCCGGTGCTGGAAGTAGTCTCGGCCGTACACCTCGTCGCCGATCTCACGCTCGCGCTCGGGAAGGTCGTCCACGACTATCTCGCGGAAGCCGAGCCTCGCCATCGGAAAGGAAGAAACCATGAACTTTCACAATGA
- a CDS encoding TlpA disulfide reductase family protein, whose product MELRMGSPAPPIKVENWLRGEPVKNFKPGKVYLVEFWATWCGPCVTAMPHLVELQEKHADSGFEIIGVAAGERAATADEARTKVDAWLTEKFLNLNYRIAFDYTGEMNKLWMDPSSSIGIPTSFVVDRDGHIAFIGHPAELDDVLPKVLNGSWRSSYEAKAADAKRIARNQSIARERSLTRPIYAKLRPAMQDEDWTAALLAIEEGLAVMPESYHFRQIHADLVLHKLRDIKTGLPLMRQLVEDAIDKKFEAMSWMVMALNQLFDPTIDNSHLPHDDRFAMGNELSEQILELNPPQGDGPLKFRWYIPVAQYYYESGNKDRAIELIEVAIKSLDHPEPMPDHTKQHYLTPLLQALANYTGEPACHADICVAPQNKAFETQNAVTS is encoded by the coding sequence ATGGAACTGCGTATGGGGTCCCCGGCTCCTCCGATCAAAGTGGAGAACTGGCTGCGTGGCGAGCCCGTCAAAAACTTTAAGCCCGGCAAGGTCTACCTCGTTGAATTTTGGGCGACTTGGTGCGGACCATGTGTGACGGCCATGCCGCATTTGGTTGAACTGCAGGAGAAACATGCAGACAGCGGATTTGAGATTATCGGAGTCGCAGCTGGCGAACGGGCTGCAACCGCGGACGAGGCACGTACTAAGGTGGATGCCTGGCTGACCGAGAAGTTCTTGAATCTGAATTATCGTATCGCGTTCGATTACACTGGCGAAATGAACAAGCTCTGGATGGATCCCAGCTCTTCGATCGGGATTCCCACCTCGTTCGTGGTCGACCGCGACGGCCACATCGCTTTTATCGGCCACCCGGCGGAACTCGATGACGTTTTGCCGAAAGTCCTTAACGGCAGCTGGCGCAGCAGCTATGAAGCGAAAGCCGCCGATGCAAAGCGAATCGCGCGTAACCAAAGTATAGCGCGCGAAAGGTCGCTGACCCGGCCGATATACGCCAAACTTAGGCCGGCGATGCAGGACGAGGATTGGACAGCGGCACTATTGGCCATCGAAGAAGGCCTCGCCGTGATGCCAGAATCTTATCATTTTCGGCAGATTCATGCGGATCTTGTGCTTCACAAGCTGCGCGACATCAAAACCGGCTTGCCGCTTATGCGCCAATTGGTCGAGGACGCGATCGACAAAAAGTTCGAAGCGATGTCTTGGATGGTCATGGCGCTGAACCAACTCTTCGATCCCACGATCGACAACTCCCATCTTCCGCATGATGATCGCTTTGCGATGGGCAACGAGCTCTCAGAACAGATCCTGGAACTTAATCCTCCGCAAGGCGACGGGCCCCTTAAATTCCGTTGGTACATCCCGGTCGCTCAGTATTATTACGAGAGCGGCAACAAGGATCGCGCGATCGAGCTGATCGAGGTGGCAATCAAATCGCTGGACCACCCGGAGCCAATGCCGGACCACACCAAACAGCACTACCTCACCCCGTTGCTCCAAGCCCTGGCCAACTACACGGGTGAGCCCGCCTGTCACGCAGATATCTGTGTGGCTCCGCAAAATAAGGCTTTCGAAACTCAAAACGCAGTCACTTCCTGA
- a CDS encoding DUF269 domain-containing protein produces the protein MRNNEMPHAPVGPDVNKDEEALARPFVKCLLRLIRTQDSFGLWEGNSDAELLAEFIITKEQQCATPLIGDPDSDALWRLDMFYTAVALAIEERSGVSTSPIIGMKPLGASGGWSFYRDVHRFGFETFRKLAEAGTKLVDDATAAIEA, from the coding sequence ATGAGAAACAACGAAATGCCTCATGCACCGGTTGGCCCTGATGTCAACAAGGACGAAGAAGCCCTTGCTCGCCCGTTCGTCAAATGCCTTCTGCGGCTGATCCGTACTCAGGATTCCTTCGGCTTATGGGAAGGCAATTCGGACGCCGAGCTGCTGGCCGAATTCATCATCACCAAGGAACAGCAATGTGCGACCCCTCTCATCGGCGATCCTGATTCGGACGCGCTGTGGAGGCTCGACATGTTTTACACCGCCGTGGCGCTTGCGATTGAGGAGCGCTCCGGCGTGTCGACGTCGCCAATAATCGGAATGAAACCCCTGGGGGCTTCCGGCGGTTGGTCGTTCTATCGAGACGTCCACCGGTTCGGCTTCGAGACTTTCCGCAAACTGGCTGAGGCCGGTACGAAACTGGTCGACGATGCGACTGCAGCCATTGAAGCCTAG
- a CDS encoding CCE_0567 family metalloprotein, translating to MSDLDKMRNKVRKLQLRAAIAKMALQDLVEGLPGKWADIQEVAEKTHAVYAELDVAKRELASMKNLG from the coding sequence ATGTCAGACCTAGATAAGATGAGGAATAAAGTCCGAAAGCTCCAGTTGCGTGCAGCTATTGCCAAGATGGCATTGCAGGACCTTGTCGAGGGTCTGCCGGGCAAGTGGGCCGACATACAGGAAGTCGCCGAGAAAACCCACGCCGTTTATGCCGAGTTGGATGTTGCCAAGAGAGAACTCGCTTCAATGAAGAATTTAGGATGA
- the fdxB gene encoding ferredoxin III, nif-specific: MTRTFTTRDGSIWMPSYLTFIDSKTCIGCGRCFKVCSRDVMHLHGVNDAGEILGPCDDEDDDFDGELNRMIMVVDDAGRCIGCGACGRVCPKNCQTHVAADELAT; the protein is encoded by the coding sequence ATGACGCGCACATTCACCACCCGTGACGGCTCCATTTGGATGCCGTCGTACCTGACCTTCATCGATAGCAAGACCTGCATCGGCTGCGGCCGTTGTTTCAAGGTCTGCTCGCGCGATGTCATGCATCTTCACGGTGTCAATGACGCGGGTGAAATCCTCGGCCCCTGCGATGACGAAGACGACGATTTCGACGGCGAGCTCAATCGCATGATCATGGTTGTCGATGATGCCGGCCGCTGCATCGGCTGCGGAGCCTGCGGCCGCGTCTGCCCCAAGAACTGCCAGACGCATGTTGCGGCCGACGAGCTCGCAACATGA
- a CDS encoding exopolysaccharide production repressor protein, with protein MVYFASHSPRVAVVTTLACSLLLQACYFGRLLFLIRQSSRARGTRHRGQHVNGSRKARVSVV; from the coding sequence ATGGTTTACTTCGCTTCGCATTCGCCCCGTGTGGCAGTCGTCACGACGCTGGCCTGTTCGCTGCTGCTTCAGGCCTGCTATTTCGGCCGCCTACTCTTTCTGATCCGGCAGTCTAGCCGCGCTCGTGGAACTCGCCACAGGGGCCAGCATGTCAATGGTTCCAGGAAAGCTCGGGTATCAGTCGTCTGA
- a CDS encoding 1-aminocyclopropane-1-carboxylate deaminase has product MLEKFERYPLTFGPTPIERLDRLGKHLGDKVEIYAKREDCNSGLALGGNKLRKLEYIVPDAIASDADTLVTIGGVQSNHTRMVAAVAAKIGMKCFLVQESWVPHDDAVYDRVGNILLSRIMGAEVRLVDEGFDIGIRRSWEKALYEVKARGGRPYAIPAGASVHKYGGLGYVGFAEEVRAQEKQLGFAFDYIVVCTVTGSTHGGMLVGFDKDGRQRNVIGIDASAMPAKTKAQVLGIARNTAKLVHLGAEIVEEDVVLLENYAYPRYGVPSEETKEAIRLCARLEGMITDPVYEGKSMQGMIDLVQRGFFPEGSRVLYAHLGGAPAINGYGYTFRNG; this is encoded by the coding sequence ATGCTGGAAAAATTCGAACGTTATCCGCTCACCTTTGGGCCCACGCCGATCGAGAGGCTCGACCGCCTCGGCAAGCATCTGGGCGACAAGGTGGAAATCTACGCCAAACGCGAGGACTGCAACTCTGGTCTCGCGCTCGGCGGAAACAAGCTGCGCAAGCTCGAGTACATTGTGCCCGACGCGATCGCGTCAGATGCCGATACGCTCGTCACAATCGGTGGCGTGCAGTCCAACCATACGCGCATGGTCGCTGCGGTCGCCGCCAAGATCGGCATGAAATGCTTCCTGGTCCAGGAGAGCTGGGTCCCACATGATGATGCCGTCTACGACCGGGTCGGCAATATTCTCTTGAGCCGCATCATGGGGGCAGAGGTGCGCCTGGTTGACGAGGGCTTTGACATCGGCATCCGCCGCAGCTGGGAAAAGGCACTTTATGAGGTCAAGGCAAGGGGAGGACGGCCCTATGCGATACCGGCCGGCGCCTCTGTCCACAAATACGGCGGCCTGGGCTATGTGGGGTTCGCTGAGGAGGTACGCGCCCAGGAAAAGCAGCTTGGGTTTGCCTTCGACTACATCGTCGTCTGTACGGTGACTGGTTCAACCCACGGCGGCATGCTCGTCGGGTTCGACAAGGACGGTCGACAGCGCAACGTGATCGGTATCGATGCCTCCGCCATGCCCGCCAAGACCAAGGCGCAGGTGCTTGGCATCGCCCGAAATACAGCGAAGCTCGTCCACCTCGGAGCGGAAATTGTCGAGGAAGACGTGGTATTGCTCGAGAACTACGCGTACCCGCGTTATGGCGTTCCATCGGAGGAAACCAAAGAGGCAATCCGTCTGTGCGCGCGGCTCGAGGGCATGATTACCGATCCCGTTTACGAGGGCAAATCGATGCAAGGGATGATCGACCTCGTCCAGAGGGGCTTCTTTCCAGAGGGATCGAGGGTCCTCTACGCACATCTAGGCGGCGCGCCGGCGATCAACGGGTACGGCTACACCTTTCGCAACGGCTGA